The genomic segment TAAAACCGACGTTAAGGCACCGTTTCCTGGTAAGAAGCCGCGTTCTGTCGGAATCGCGATATCGCCATTCGTCGAGATGAAGCGTGCCCCTGCCCGAATCGCCAGTGCACCGATGGCTAACTTCTCATACGTGATTTGACGATCGAGTCCGATGACGACATAATCGGCATGCTCGTCGGCGACGACTTGAAGTCCTTGTTGTTCTAAGGCATCAATTAGTCCGTGTTCACCGATCGCATAGACGTTTGCACCGGGATCGAGTTCCGCGATGTAGCGACCTGTCGCCATCGCACTCGTTAAGACATGTCCTGCGTCGGAATGAACGCCCATGCCGCGTAATTTTTCAGCGACAGCCTCTGCTGTCATCGATGCATTGTTCGTAACGAACAGATATGGTACACCTTCTGCTTGCAAGCGATTGACAAAATCAACTGCTTCTTGAACG from the Exiguobacterium oxidotolerans JCM 12280 genome contains:
- a CDS encoding TIGR01457 family HAD-type hydrolase, with the translated sequence MKAKGYLFDLDGTMYNGTEPVQEAVDFVNRLQAEGVPYLFVTNNASMTAEAVAEKLRGMGVHSDAGHVLTSAMATGRYIAELDPGANVYAIGEHGLIDALEQQGLQVVADEHADYVVIGLDRQITYEKLAIGALAIRAGARFISTNGDIAIPTERGFLPGNGALTSVLRVTTEKEPFYIGKPEPVMVNIAAEMIGLAKEDVIMVGDNYHTDILFGINGGIRTMHVNSGVHTPVFIQGQDVQPTYMVDSLAEWIL